A region of the Passer domesticus isolate bPasDom1 chromosome Z, bPasDom1.hap1, whole genome shotgun sequence genome:
GCACAGCAAGATGAAGTACCACCACCTGAGTCAGCCCTCTTCTCAGGGTTTTCATGACTGGGAGTGCCACTTGTATCAAAGGCCATGATTTCCCCTGATTCTGGGTCCTTTCCCAGCTCAGTAGAAAGCAGCTCCTAAAGGATTGGCTGTTGCCCATGTCTCTCACttctgtgtgtctgcagggctcagcagcagggtCAGCACCTCCTCTGGCTCCCTCTCTTGTTGAGGAAGAGGCTGAAGAGGAGCAAAGGAGCACCAAGCCTCCACCTGCAGTCCCTCCACAGCCTGAACTTGCAGAGCCAGTAAGTGGCAGCTGAGGTTGGCGCTGCCTTTGGTGCAGAGGCGAGCTTCAAGGTTTGGATGAGCCAGCCCTTGGTACTTGTGGCTGAGGATGCTGGCGGCTGTGTGCCTGCCACGACGTAGTGGCTGCTTCAGCcaagccaggcagccctggccagtGGGTTCTGACCTTTGACATTTAAGCATCACTTGGCTGCCATGCTGAGGGGGCCCGAGAATGTCTCTTGGCATCAGCCAAGAGGCAGCATCCAATTATTCCCAGGGTAGGAGTGAGCCCCTTGTGCCCACTGTCAGCCCCCTGTGCTCCGTCTGCGTGCCAGCGGACGGAGCGGCCCAAAGACGCGGTTGGCAGCCTTGCAGGATATTGGGCAGACTCTGGCCCCTGGAAGGGACACGCCCCTCTCTGTGGACTAATTAGCCTGAGGCACAAGGTCGACCGTGCTTCAGCTGCgcaggggcagagcagagtTTGGAGAGGAGGATCCTAGGCAGCTCTGCATTGTAAAGGGCGGCTGGGTCCCGGCAGGGCTGGAAGGCAGCTGCGAAGGGCCTGAAGACTGAAATACAGAGGGGAAATCAGTGCGGAACAGATGAGAGAAGGGACATGATCTGGCCTTCTGATCAGACAGTTGCATGCCAGCTCCGGGCTGATTTCACTGCCcaggaaagcagagcaggaggaaagcAACAAGGCTCTGGGGCCGTGCTCTGCTGTCTTGGTGGATCTTTGCAGCCCCATCGATACCTTGTAGCCAGTGTCTTGCAGAAAAGCCGAAAAAAAGGAGCAAGGAAgtggccaggagctgctgcatgaAAGCAGCCTTTGGGGTTTTGCCGTTGCCTTGGAGAAGGGGACATCAGAAAGGCCCCAGCTGAAGAGGCCTGGCGCTGGCTGCCAGCCTCTGCCGACGGCCTTGCTTTTGCCCTGCGCTCTGCGGGGCATCTGTGCCAGCCACCCTTCTGACGGGCAATCCTTTCTTGTCCCAGCTCAACGCAGGCTCTGCGATTCAACGTGCCGCTGGACCAGCacggcctgcagcagccagctctgcccccgCTGCCGGCACTTCGTGCCGCAGCGCAGCCCAGCAGCCCGAGACGAGAGAGGAGCAGGGCCTGAAGACACTGAGTACGTCTGGTGTATTTCTGGTGGGCCAGAGCAGCGTGTTGTCTGCGTGTCTCGGTGTGGGCTGCGCCAGACGTTCCCCCTGGGTCTCAGAGGCACTTAGGCCGCTCTGCAGAAGCTGTTGTTGCGCTCTGGGGCAGCGCGGGAGCgctcaggctgttcctgctgcctccgAGGGCAGCTGGGCCTGAGGGCttggctctgcctgggctgccttctGTGCCAAAGGCACAAGCAGAGATTGTTTGTGGTTGAGCAGAAGGGCTGGCACCTAGGCAGTGACTAGGCCCCAGGGAGCTCTCCGGCCCCAGCTCTTTCCTGGCTGTcgttcttcctcctcctcctcctcctccggctCAGACACTTTGTGCTCCTAGGTGGCCCTGCCAGGGATGGTGGGTGTGACTGCAGAGGCTGCCAAGGCCTCTAGTTACCTCTCAGGGCCCAGTTCTTAAGGGCTCCTCATTTTGGCTTATCACATGAGATGCTGTGCTTGAAAGCAATCAAGTCCTTCTTGGAAAGGCCTCCGCCTGATGAAAGGTGGAGAAGATGGCCCTCCCACTTGCTGTTCTCAGCAGTTGGAAGCCAAGTGAGCACaaagggcccagagctgccgcCAGTGGGGCTGCATTTGGCGTCGTCTGGGGAGCGGCGTCTCGGTGTGCAAGTGAGCGCCCTGCTCACTGCTTTTGTCTTTCAGGGAGCATCGTGAGTCTGGGCCAGCCAGTGAGCAAATACACGGCATTTGAAGAACTTGGGCGAGGGTAAGTGTGACGCCAGCTCATGTTCCAAAAGCGTGGGCCAGCTCTTTGGCTGGTGCAGTCTCAAGCGTCAAGTCAGGCAAGCTCCAAAGACAGAGGAAAGACTCTGGCTTTAGCTCCTGTCGCCTCCCAGGAGTGCTCAGTCAGAGCAATCCAAAGGCCTCCTCCAAGACAAGTTGATGCTGGCAATGTCCTGCTTGTAGCAATGAGGagcaggaaaaatggaaaatgccctgcccctgcagctttATGGCCAGAGGGAGCGCCTGGCCATCCAAGAAATGTCCGATTCTCCAAGACAGTGTTCTGACTATAAGTTTCCCCCCTtgttttacacacacacacacacacacacacgcatgCATGCACACCCACATAAGGAGAGAGTTCCCCGTTAGGTTGGGAAAAGACCTAAGTGGGTGTGTGCCTTGGTGATTTCCAGCAGCCCTTGCTCTTCACACTGGACCTTAGCGTCCCCTTGGACACCCTGGCCTGCGTGGCAGAAGGCTCTGGGCTGATGTGCTGTTGGCTGAAGGGACGCCGCAGCCAGGCATCCAGGCCGTCTGGAGAGATCTCCTGCCTGGGCTTGCTTTCACTGCCAGGGATAAAGggctttttctgctgctgttttcttcctaGGGGTTTTGGCGCTGTTTATAAGGCCCTTGACACCAGCACAGGACAACAGGTAAAGTGCCAACAGCCCCAGCAGATTTTGCACCTCTGGAGCGCTTTCCTCGCTGctgtgagctctgcctggaggcTTGGGTGCCCGCTCCAtgtctgcagcagaggctgttcCTCTGCAGTACAGTCTTGGCTCAGGGTGGAGAATGCATTTGGGCTGGGCTTTGGTGCTTCTGCTGAGCTCGGCTGTCTAGTAGCAAGGCCGTTTTGGCACAGCTGGCCGCGTCCTTGCACGGGCACTGGCTGCGCGCTCCTTGTGATCGCGCGCCGGGTGCGTCTTCTCAAGTGAATGGTGGGCAATGTCATTTCAGGTGGCCATCAAGATCATGTCACTCCAAGAGGAGATGTCCGAGGAGCTGGCTGTCAATGAAATCCTGGTCCTGAGGGACAACAGGAATCCCAATATTGTCACCTACTTGGACAGGTTGGCCTATGCTCATGTCAGTGTAGCTTGAGATATTGCAAGGCAGAAGAGGCAATGCCCTTTGGTCACTGGAAGAGAATGGAGATCTTTAGGATTTCTCGACTCGTCTCCAGCGCATGGCAGGAGGTTGACCTGCTGTCCAACCATCTCTTCTGGCACATGTCGCTTGGAGAGCAGTTGCCAAAACCTGGGCCAGGCCCTCGGGTGAAGGGGCAGTACGGCCCATTGCTCTGTCTCCATGCCACgcttttcttcttccagctACCTGGTGGATGCGGAGCTCTGGCTGGCCATGGAGTTCATGGACGGCGGCACGTTGTTTGATGTGCTCAGGGCAGTGTACCTGGAGGAAGGACAGATAGGCGCTGTCTGTCGGGAGGTGAGGGATCCCGCTTGTGCTTCCCCAGGCCTGCCCTGCACGGTGCTTGTCAACTGCAGGGTAAAGGCAGCAGAGATTTCTTGCTCTCGGCTTTCTTTTTGTGCTGCTGTCACAAcgcagaggagaaggaagggcTTCTGAGGTGAACTGCCTGCCGGTGTCCCCGCACTCCTTCGGCTCTGTTCTTGCACTCTTCCACACGCTCTGTCCTCTGGCGCTCGTGCTGGCTCCCTGGCTTCGTTTCCCTTGTTTCCTCTTCTCAGCTTTGCCTCTGAAAGTCTGCCTGCAGCCTGTCCATCTTTCCTACATTCCATGCCACTGTGAGCAAGCATGCAGGTGGCAGAATTTGAAGCTAAGGGCAAAGAGATGTCCTCAGCTTCCAAGGATAGCATTGCAGCCCAGATGGCATTGGATTCTGGAACACATCTCACGTGCTGCTTCCTCCGCTGCTGCCACTAGGCTTCCACAAAAATCTTTGCCATGCCGCCTCCCAGGCCGAGGTGATGCGCTTCGTACCGAAGGCGGGTGGAACTTGTGGAAGGCCAGATGCCTTCGCTTTGAAATGCGGAAAACACTTCTAAGAGCCTTGAAGCATCAAGCTGTTCTTCTCGACAGCACCACGATGCTGCGGCCTCGCTCACAACTCCCTGCGAAAGCTGTCAGTCTCATCGAATCCTTTCCTTTCCAGCGGGCTGGAATCAGAGCCTGGATGTTAAGtttccctctctcctttttctctctcagtgcctgcaaggactgCATTTCCTTCACTGCCGCCAAGTCATCCACAGAGACATCAAGAGCGGCAACGTTCTCCTGGGCATGGACGGAGCTGTCAAATTGGGTGGGTGTTTTGGTTCAGGTGCAGCATTGCCGGCACGCAGCGCATGTGAGGCTGCATTTTGGCGACTGCCACTGGCCCAGAAGCGCTGCTTGGCCAGCGTGTGAATGGTGAGGGTGTTTCTTCAAGTGGCCAATGCCTTATTTCCCTGGCTCCAGCCACGTGGAAGGAGAGCTCAGCTGTGTTTTCAGCTGCATTCAGCATGGCCTTGTCAGGCTTGGAGTGGGCAATCCTTTTGCCTGGCTTGCCAGTGGTAGCTGGCCTTGACAGGCCTTGTTTTTGTCCTCAGCTGACTTTGGCCTCTGcgctcagctcagccctgagcGCAGCAAGCGCAGCTCCAGCGTCGGCACTCCCAGCTGGATGGCACCGGAGGTGGTGCGAGGAGAAGCCtacggccccaaagtggacatctgGTCCCTGGGGATCATGGGGCTGGAAATGGTGGAAGGGGAAGCTCCTTACCAGAGGGAAGCCCGTCTCAGGGTAAGGTGCAGCTTAGAAAGGGGAGAGAGAGCTGCTGTGGCGAGGAAAGGAGCAGCTCGAGTGTCCTCTTCCATCCGTGTGCTGTAGGTTTTTGAACTGATAGAAAGGAACGGGCCCCCAAAACTGCAGAACCCCAGGCAGCACTCGGCTCTCCTGCGCGACTTCCTCCGCTGCTGCCTGCAAGCAGACCAGGACAGGCGCTGGAGtgcccaggagctcctgcaggtaagGAAAAGCAAAGGGGCAAAAAGCCCTGTCAGCTGAGGACACCTGCAGGAAGGGATGCAGAGGAGCGTGGGCCACGGCAGCGAGACAGGTTACAGGACAGGAAGGCGCAGGGGGACCTGCTGCCCTCGGTCCTCTTGGTGTGTCTTTCTGGTagcccaggaatgctgctggagcccGTCAGGGTCTTGGAAAGTAAGGgttcctttctttcttgtttcTCCTCTGGGCAGCACCCGTTTGTGACCTCAGGCGAGCCTgcctccagcctggctgctctgatCACCTCAGCCAAGCAAGCGCAGGATTGACTGGAGAGGAGACGCCCGCGCCTGAGGAGACCCTTGTGCCCCGCCAGCtcagaggggggaaaaggggatgtATCGCGTTTAGGCAGAGATTCCGCCATCCCCTGAGTCTTAAGAGGAGCTCTGCTGTAGATAGGAAATTTAGTGGTTGTGTAATTTTGTCAGTTTAGGTCTGTTCAATTTAAATCtctcttggttttattttcattttctccaaaGATTAAATTCTAGAAATGTAGGCAGCGTAGGGGGTGACTTTTAAGGATCATAGAACCTAGATAGCTTAGATAATAGAGGATTGTTTAGCTTAGAAGAGAGAATTGTTAATTTAAGGAAGCTCTGGGGTATCTTTGAAGTAGAAATGAATGAACtgtgataataataataatagtaataatagtaataataataataataataataataataataataatagtagtagtagtagtagttaAGCTGTGAGAGGAAAAGCTGTGATGCTGGAGAAGTGCAACCTGCAGGTGCTAGGAGCTTTTGGCCTGAACAGGCCACCTGCAGGACAGGATGATGAAGAGGTAGAAGTAGTGAGGGAATACTTTATTTCAGCTGGAGTGACAATAAAACTCTAAACTATCCAGAGTGTTGTGAGACTCCTTTCCTTGCCATGCTGTAGCTAAGCTGGACAGTCCCTTTCAGAGGCCCAAAGAACATGTGGAGCTGAGCAGCTTTGCTGGCCTTAACTGGGCAAAGCAAGCGCAGGAGGACTGCAGAGGAGACGCCTGCGCCTGAGGAGGCCCTTGTGTCCCGCCAgctcagaggaaggaaaagggaatgtATTGGGTTTAGGCAGAGATTCAGCCACGCCCTGAGTTTTATGAGGAGCTGTGCCATAGATAGGAAATTGAATGCTTGCAGGTTTTCTTGGCTAAGCTGTATTTAGTCAGGCCTATAGAGCACAGAAAGCTTCATTCACGAAGCATTTCTTCGACAAGCGTCGAGTATTGTTGATGTAGGCAAGCTCAGAATTCTCCTTTAAGGAGAAATGAATGAATGGTCCTAAGAAGAATTAAGCTACCAGAGAAGGAGCTGGGATTCAGCAGATCTGGCCCAGGCACGTGCTACGAGCTATCAGAACTGAAGGACACCTGGAGGACAGAATGACGCCGATGAAGATGCTGAAGTAACCAGAAGACGCTCTGTTCCAGCCCTAGGTTTCAGCAGGACTGGCACTACAGCCCCTAAACCCTCCAGAGCCCTGCAATGTTGCCTTCCGTGTCAGGCTGCGCCTAAGCTGCTCAGTGCCTTGGAAGCTCCTGTGCGCTCCGGACGGGCTGTCCCGTCCAGGGCTTTGCGCTGCTTCCGAGCGGCCCAAGGCTCTCCCCCTTCACAGAGGGGCCCTGCCCCGCCCCACGCACCTCCTAACAGCTGCCCCACAAGGAGGGCTGAAAGGGCACGTCCTCCTAAGACTGCCCTCTCTTAAACCTTTGGGGCAACAAAGCGCTCTGCTCAAGGGCCTCTCAGGGCCTACACTCGGCTTTCCATGCTAAGGTGTCGTGCTTCCTTCTCTAAGCCCTACAATCGCCTGGTTGATGCCAGCTGActtggaaatggggaaaatgggatgcTTTCAAATTGAGGCGACTCTTCTGGGTAACAACTGCAGTGTTTCAGCAACAGAATTTCAAGGTAATGCTGAGTCTTTCTGCAGTTGCCTTGAGTTTCAAATGCCACCCTCAGCATCTCAAGTGTGACGAGCCTCAAGTGTGgtgtggttttggattttttaactGTTTGAACTCTAATATGTTAGATTTTCCTATGTTATGAAAGGGTTTTTTCCACACCCCCCTGTTCCGTTTCAAAAATAGTTCTTCCCAGAGTTGCTGACCCCATATTTTCCCGCCCTTCCTTATGTCAATCCTCATGCCAATCCCCTTTGCCCCGCCCATACTTGTCAATCCTTCCTTGTCAATCCTCTAAAGCCGTTCCCTGCAGCTTGTCAATTAGGGTCTTGCTGTACCCCTTTGCCCAGAAAGTTCTGTGTCACTTATGCTGTTTCCTCTCCTCCCATTTGTGCATGATGTATtcacccctccctccttctgcCTCATCAGTGTTATGTCAATGTAAGCCCACCCGATGCTCCTCCTTGCTAATCTCTAATTAGTTGTAGGCAGTCTCCTCCCGGGAGACTGCCCCCCTTTATAGACTGTTGTCGCCCCCTTCTCTAGGCTCTCTGCTGCGTGTGCTCCCTCCGAGATTGTTTCCTTGTATCATGCTGCCACTTCTCCCTCGGGAGAAGAATAAAGGTCTGGGAACTTTGCCACCAGAGGGTCCCTCTCTCCCTTTGTGTCACTCAGCGTCGAGGAGGAACCTCTCCGGGTGCCCACCTTCGGCCAGGCCAGGTGGAAGGGGAGGTTCCAGCCGAAAGGCCGAACCGCTACCCTGGGCCCCGGCTAAAGGAGCTGGAGGCGGGGAGCGGCCACTCGGTGGCGCCGCTCGGAGGAAAAGGGCTGGGCAGCTCGCCGCTTACGAGGCGCGCCCTCTCTGCCGGGATCCAGGCCGCGGCGACACAAGCCCCTTGTAAAGCACCGTGTGTTCATGGTGCTGTCCACCAGCGGAGGACGTGTCTGTGCCGGGTCACCAGGAAAGCAAGCCAAGCCGGGGATCATTATTCCACGGGTGGACGGGGCTGATTTCCAGAGGAGTTGCGTGcacctttttccccctcccaccGAGAACTTTTATTCCGCTTTCAAGACGCCCCCTGGGTCTACCTCAAGACTTTGACAGAGGAGGGAATGACTGCATCTCATTTTTACTGGGCTGTGGCTATCCAAGTTTCTGCAAGGCAGCATGGAGCCTGGGCAAACATCTGTCAGACTGCAGCTCGGCACTGTTCCAAAGGGGCCTCCTTTGGGCTGGGCATCTGCCGGCCATTGCAGAGCAGCgggctgcaggctgctgccagaTCTCCAAAGCAAGACAAGTGTGGCAGCCCAGCAATCACTGCGCGGCTCTTGTGGATGCTCTGAGCCTTTCCGTTGCCAGAGAAACAGCAAGCAGGACCAGAGGAGCTTTGCGTCAAGAGCTAAGCCGGCGTCTCCCTGCCACAAAGGGAGGTCAGGCTCCGAACCCAGTCAGAGCAAAGGTCAGCGTGCACCTACGTGctcaagaaggagctgcacACTGCGATACTCCTGGAAATGtatttcctttgcttcttttGCACCCTGAAGGCCATTGAAGAAGTTAGGCTTTTCAGAAGCAGCTAAGGTGCCAGCCAGAAGAAGCAGACTTGCTTTTAGTGGGAGCCTTTGGGAGCACAAGTCACGTTTGCTTGGATTTTGTGGATGCCGCTTGGGCTGGCACATTTTCGCCGTTGCCCTGGGATGCCTTGAGCACTGGCCTATGGTCTGTaaggctttttttctgctgctttatgACTGAGGAGAACTTCCCAGGCTTTGCTTTTGCCTCAGCTGTACTGAAGGCTGGGTTGCTGGGCAcaagcagcccagagcagctgctattGTGAGGTCAAGGGAGCGGTGCCACGTCACAGTGCTGTCAGCGCAGCCTTGTCCCGGTGCGCGCAAGGCCTGgctgtccagagcagctcttgCGCTCGCTCCCTGCAGGAGGATCCTTGTGATCAAGGAGTTCTCAGCAGACGGCCTGCACCCCGAGAGGAGTCTTGGTTTTTCCCTTGGGTGGCATTCAGTGTGCAAACCCGCACGGCGCTGCTAAGATGATCCAGCAAGTCTGTGCCGCGGTTTGCACCGTCTTTTCTCTTGCTTATTCTGGCTACTACCTGACCCAGCTGACTCGTAAGTAAAGGTTTATTATCCTGGGGCTGGCATCACCTGCCTTTTGCTTCGCTCTGCTCTTTATGCCGCAGCAGCCACCGAGTTTATTTGGGAAGAAACTTGCCCCTAAGATGCCACCACTTTGGTAAATCTCCTGCCGGCAGCATCAGCTAGAAAGGGGGCATGTGTACTGGCGGGCGGGTGCAGAGTATTTGCAGTGTCACCCGCAGTGGCTGCGTGCCCTCCCCGGGAGAGTGCGTGGCAGTGGAGTCAGCCATTTCCTCAGCTTGCTGCTTCAGGCAAGACAACCTGCAAATTGCAGACTCTAAGGAGAGATCCTCAGAAGTACTTCTACAAACTCGGTGGTTCTCTCCAGGAGTGAAGGAAAGCAGCTCTTGCCCAAAATTCTGCCCTGagaggccttggctctgtgacTTGACCCTTTCATGGTGTGCCAAGACAGCAATTCCCTTGGCCATGCAGCACAAACTCCAATCCAGATAGGGTTTGCTGCTGaacccaggagctgctcctggcctgcttcagcagagagctgccacagcagcgAAGGGGCCCTGTGTGGAAACATTCCTGGGGTATCGTCTTCAGCCAACCGATGGCAATTAGTGcatgccattaaaaaaattaaataaatacagatatatatatataaaaaatccaggaaagagaagaggaaaatgctgcttGAGCTGTTGGGCACAACAGAAGCTGAGGCTGTCCAAGAGCCACCAGCATTTCCAGGGCCGTGTTTCTGTTTCTGTCCTGCAAAAGAGGCCCGAATGTAGACAGAGCCTACTGGAGTGTCCCTGTTGTTCTCTTGCTTGCTGTGGGAAAGAGCTGTTGCTCCTGGAGGCGTGTTGGGAAAGGGGAAATGCTCTCTGTTGGGACTGACTTGTGCTGTGGcgttcccagcacaggcactttCCTAAGGGCCTCTGGTTGCTTTTCCCTTGCTCGCTGCAGGTCACTTCACGCGCAGATGGAGGCAAGCCTGTCCTTTGGTGAGTGGCAAAGGAACCTCTGACCTTGCTGGCGTGTAAGAATTGTGCAGCAAGCTGTGAGCTTGGCCTGTTGCAGTCCAGTGTGGAGTGCCAGCGTGGGAGGCTGGAAGAAAGGCCAAGTGCCTGGTGGCGTCAGCAGTAGCAAGGGCAGCAGCGGCTCTCTCCTAATTTTCCAGTGAAGAGCCTTTCAAGAGATGCCAGGCAAACGTGACAGCTCCAAGGTGTCTTGCTGCTTCTAGCTAGCCTGGAAGCTCAAGTGCACAGCAAGATGAAGTACCACCACCTGAGTCAGCCCTCTTCTCAGGGTTTTCATGACTGGGAGTGCCACTTGTATCAAAGGCCATGATTTCCCCTGATTCTGGGTCCTTTCCCAGCTCAGTAGAAAGCAGCTCCTAAAGGATTGGCTGTTGCCCATGTCTCTCACttctgtgtgtctgcagggctcagcagcagggtCAGCACCTCCTCTGGCTCCCTCTCTTGTTGAGGAAGAGGCTGAAGAGGAGCAAAGGAGCACCAAGCCTCCACCTGCAGTCCCTCCACAGCCTGAACTTGCAGAGCCAGTAAGTGGCAGCTGAGGTTGGCGCTGCCTTTGGTGCAGAGGCAAGCTTCAAGGTTTGGATGAGCCAGCCCTTGGTACTTGTGGCTGAGGATGCTGGCGGCTGTGTGCCTGCCACGACGTAGTGGCTGCTTCAGCcaagccaggcagccctggccagtGGGTTCTGACCTTTGACATTTAAGCATCACTTGGCTGCCATGCTGAGGGGGCCCGAGAATGTCTCTTGGCATCAGCCAAGAGGCAGCATCCAATTATTCCCAGGGTAGGAGTGAGCCCCTTGTGCCCACTGTCAGCCCCCTGTGCTCCGTCTGCGTGCCAGCGGACGGAGCGGCCCAAAGACGCGGTTGGCAGCCTTGCAGGATATTGGGCAGTCTCTGGACCCTGGAAGGGACACGCCCCTCTCTGTGGACTAATTAGCCTGAGGCACAAGGTCGACCGTGCTTCAGTTGCgcaggggcagagcagagtTTGGAGAGGAGGATCCTAGGCAGCTCTGCATTGCAAAGGGCGGCTGGGTCCCGGCAGGGCTGGAAGGCAGCTGCGAAGGGCCTAAAGTCTGAAATACAGAGGGGAAATCAGTGCGGAACAGATGAGAGAAGGGACATGATCTGGCCTTCTGATCAGACAGCTGCATGCCAGCTCCGGGCTGATTTCACTGCCCAGGAaagcacagcaggaggaaagCAACAAGGCTCTGGGGCCGTGCTCTGCTGTCTTGGTGGATCTTTGCAGCCCCATCGATACCTTGTAGCCAGTGTCTTgcagaaaagccaaaaaaaaggagcaaggaagtggccaggagctgctgcacgAAAGCAGCCTTTGGGGTTTTGCCGTTGCCTTGGAGAAAGGCCCCAGCTGAAGAGGCCTGGCGCTGGCTGCCAGCCTCTTCCGACGGCCTTGCTTTTGCCCTGCGCTCTGCGGGGCATCTGTGCCAGCCACCCTTCTGACGGGCAATCCTTTCTTGTCCCAGCTCAACACAGGTTCTGCGATTCAACGTGCCACTggaccagcacagcctgcagcagccagctctgcccccgCTGCCGGCACTTCGTGCCGCAGCGCAGCCCAGCAGCCCGAGACGAGAGAGGAGCAGGGCCTGAAGACACTGAGTACGTCTGGTGTATTTCTGGTGGGCCAGAGCAGCGTGTTGTCTGCGTGTCTCGGTGTGGGCTGCGCCAGACGTTCCCCCTGGGTCTCAGAGGCACTTAGGCCGCTCTGCAGAAGCTGTTGTTGCGCTCTGGGGCAGCGCGGGAGCgctcaggctgttcctgctgcctccgAGGGCAGCTGGGCCTGAGGGCttggctctgcctgggctgccttctGTGCCAAAGGCACAAGCAGAGATTGTTTGTGGTTGAGCAGAAGGGCTGGCACCTAGGCAGTGACTAGGCCCCAGGGAGCTCTCCGGCCCCAGCTCTTTCCTGGCTGTcgttcttcctcctcctcctcctcctccggctCAGACACTTTGTGCTCCTAGGTGGCCCTGCCAGGGATGGTGGGTGTGACTGCAGAGGCTGCCAAGGCCTCTAGTTACCTCTCAGGGCCCAGTTC
Encoded here:
- the LOC135291246 gene encoding serine/threonine-protein kinase PAK 3-like, translated to MIQQVCAAVCTVFSLAYSGYYLTQLTRHFTRRWRQACPLGSAAGSAPPLAPSLVEEEAEEEQRSTKPPPAVPPQPELAEPVAIKIMSLQEEMSEELAVNEILVLRDNRNPNIVTYLDSYLVDAELWLAMEFMDGGTLFDVLRAVYLEEGQIGAVCRECLQGLHFLHCRQVIHRDIKSGNVLLGMDGAVKLADFGLCAQLSPERSKRSSSVGTPSWMAPEVVRGEAYGPKVDIWSLGIMGLEMVEGEAPYQREARLRVFELIERNGPPKLQNPRQHSALLRDFLRCCLQADQDRRWSAQELLQHPFVTSGEPASSLAALITSAKQAQD